In Trichocoleus desertorum ATA4-8-CV12, a genomic segment contains:
- the queC gene encoding 7-cyano-7-deazaguanine synthase QueC has protein sequence MAVKAVILLSGGLDSSTVLYQAKADGCDVYAISFDYQQRHRRELDSATAIAQVAGVIQHQVVSFDLRLWGGSALTDDSIAVPSDRFLGEMASHIPVTYVPARNTIFLSFALGYAEAIEAERVYLGVNSLDYSGYPDCRPDYLQAMQEVFRLGTKQGREGQPIQIVAPLIQLKKTEIIQLGDRLRVPWQQTWSCYTGEAIACGVCDSCRLRLAAFAELGQVDPLPYKV, from the coding sequence GTGGCAGTCAAAGCGGTCATTTTGTTGTCCGGCGGATTAGATTCGTCTACGGTGCTCTATCAAGCTAAAGCTGATGGCTGTGATGTTTATGCCATTTCGTTTGACTACCAACAACGGCATCGTCGGGAGCTAGACTCGGCAACGGCGATCGCTCAGGTTGCAGGCGTTATCCAACATCAAGTCGTGAGTTTTGACCTGCGCCTTTGGGGTGGCTCTGCCCTCACAGACGACAGCATTGCAGTACCGAGCGATCGCTTTTTAGGAGAGATGGCCTCTCACATTCCGGTTACCTATGTACCTGCCCGCAACACTATTTTTTTAAGTTTCGCGCTTGGCTATGCCGAAGCTATAGAAGCAGAACGAGTTTATCTAGGGGTAAATAGCCTTGACTACTCTGGCTATCCGGATTGCCGCCCCGACTATTTGCAAGCAATGCAAGAAGTTTTTCGCCTAGGCACGAAGCAAGGCCGTGAAGGACAACCCATTCAAATCGTCGCTCCCCTAATCCAGTTGAAGAAAACTGAAATTATCCAGTTGGGCGATCGCTTAAGGGTACCTTGGCAGCAAACTTGGTCTTGCTATACGGGCGAAGCAATAGCTTGTGGCGTCTGTGACTCTTGCCGCTTGCGTCTAGCCGCTTTTGCCGAACTGGGGCAAGTTGATCCGCTCCCCTACAAAGTTTGA
- a CDS encoding hemolysin family protein, translating to MLLLSACFSGSETAITALDNLKLRALIKEQGDPNRMFRLVLEKRGRFITTLLVGNNLVNNFTAILTSNLFAIWLGNAGIGVATAVVTFLVLIFGEITPKSLAINNVMPVFRAVVRPIYWLSVVLLPVIYFFEAIAQSVVRLFQGNAAQQGESLQDLQLMIEILGGKGQLDLHKHQLLNKALMLDRVSARDVVKPRVDMRTISQDATLQDLVNFCLETGYSRIPVQEESKDEIVGIVHLKRALQQLRQLQKAGRDHGSVTEAMDPPIYIPENKRVTDLLKEMLQQQFHIAIVVDEYGGTVGLVTLEDILEQLVGEIYDESDFPARAKAAKKLGLLPVSRSGRNVNGRE from the coding sequence ATGCTGCTGCTATCAGCCTGCTTTTCTGGCTCTGAAACAGCCATTACCGCCCTCGACAACCTGAAGCTAAGAGCTTTGATCAAAGAGCAAGGCGATCCCAATCGCATGTTTCGTTTGGTCTTAGAAAAGCGGGGTCGCTTCATCACCACCCTGCTAGTTGGCAATAACTTAGTCAACAACTTTACAGCCATTCTGACCAGTAATTTATTTGCCATCTGGCTCGGAAACGCTGGGATTGGTGTGGCAACGGCTGTGGTGACATTTTTAGTGCTAATTTTCGGTGAGATTACGCCTAAATCATTAGCCATTAACAACGTGATGCCAGTGTTTAGGGCGGTGGTGCGGCCCATCTACTGGCTCTCCGTGGTGTTGCTACCCGTGATCTATTTCTTCGAAGCGATCGCGCAAAGCGTAGTGCGGCTATTCCAGGGCAATGCAGCCCAGCAAGGAGAATCGCTGCAAGACCTACAACTCATGATCGAAATTTTGGGGGGCAAAGGTCAACTTGACCTACATAAGCATCAACTACTGAATAAAGCCTTGATGCTCGATCGCGTCAGTGCGCGAGATGTAGTCAAGCCAAGAGTTGACATGCGAACCATCTCCCAGGATGCCACCCTCCAAGACCTAGTCAACTTCTGCTTAGAAACAGGCTACTCCCGCATCCCGGTGCAAGAAGAGTCGAAAGATGAAATTGTTGGGATTGTGCACTTAAAGCGAGCTTTGCAACAGTTGAGACAACTGCAAAAAGCAGGTCGAGATCATGGCTCAGTCACAGAAGCAATGGACCCCCCCATCTACATTCCAGAAAACAAGCGAGTCACTGACCTACTGAAGGAAATGCTGCAACAGCAGTTTCACATTGCGATCGTAGTAGATGAGTACGGTGGAACCGTTGGTCTAGTGACCTTAGAAGATATTCTGGAGCAACTGGTAGGGGAAATATACGACGAAAGTGATTTTCCAGCCCGAGCCAAGGCAGCTAAAAAGCTGGGCCTTCTACCTGTTTCTCGTTCCGGTCGTAATGTTAACGGCAGAGAATGA
- a CDS encoding SGNH/GDSL hydrolase family protein produces the protein MNIAGLLLAGLVGLPILLELGLRLLFGFGNPLIYLADSDIGYLLAPNQQTRRFGNRIAINQYSMRSPAIAPTPAPATLRILLLGDSVANGGWWTDQTGIISEMLQQQLQPDLQDTRWQQVEVLNASANSWGPRNELAYLQRFGSFEAQIVVLLLNTDDLFATAPSSLQVGNDINYPDRKPPLALAEVLGRYLFPPAPNPDFKAKFKAVQAESGDRVGFNLAALQQIHSFVQSQGGQLLLAMTPLLRETSAKGGPRDYEQKARQRLVDFTEREQIIYIDFLPSFNAVAEPETLYRDHIHLSPTGNQLVSKTIRRSHQEMFLQPNP, from the coding sequence GTGAACATTGCAGGACTGCTTTTGGCAGGGCTCGTGGGGCTGCCGATTCTATTGGAACTTGGCTTACGCTTACTCTTCGGCTTTGGCAACCCTTTGATTTATCTCGCCGACTCAGATATTGGTTATCTGCTAGCACCGAATCAACAGACCCGCCGTTTTGGCAATCGCATCGCTATTAACCAATATTCCATGCGGAGTCCCGCGATCGCTCCTACCCCTGCGCCAGCCACGTTGCGGATCTTGCTGCTAGGTGATTCGGTGGCGAATGGTGGTTGGTGGACTGACCAAACTGGCATCATCTCTGAAATGTTGCAGCAGCAATTACAGCCAGACTTGCAGGACACCCGTTGGCAGCAGGTAGAAGTGTTGAATGCTTCAGCTAACTCTTGGGGACCGCGCAATGAATTAGCTTATTTGCAGCGCTTTGGCAGCTTCGAGGCTCAAATTGTTGTCTTGCTACTGAACACGGATGATCTGTTTGCTACGGCTCCTAGTTCACTACAAGTGGGCAACGATATTAATTACCCAGATCGCAAACCACCTTTAGCCTTGGCAGAAGTCTTGGGGCGCTACCTTTTTCCACCTGCTCCCAATCCAGATTTCAAGGCCAAGTTCAAAGCCGTACAAGCAGAATCTGGCGATCGCGTGGGCTTCAACTTAGCGGCTCTTCAGCAGATTCATAGCTTCGTTCAAAGTCAGGGTGGACAACTGTTGCTGGCGATGACACCTTTATTACGAGAAACCAGTGCCAAAGGTGGCCCTCGTGATTATGAGCAAAAGGCTCGACAGCGGCTAGTAGACTTCACCGAGCGCGAACAGATTATCTACATTGATTTTCTTCCCAGTTTTAATGCGGTGGCTGAGCCAGAAACCCTGTATCGGGATCACATCCATCTCAGCCCTACTGGCAATCAACTGGTGAGCAAAACGATCCGGCGATCGCACCAAGAAATGTTCTTACAACCAAACCCGTAG
- a CDS encoding ABC transporter ATP-binding protein/permease: protein MATFQDVLGYYRRYWPLSAFSIAASSTFEIIDLAVPYAIGQILNVLSKQPLDNFMQDLVALVASLGRLPNNQFLALSVLLGVIFAVTVLRAPIQPWAASWFHWDIALRSRRDHSKQVLRKILTLPLEFYDENNPGRIAGRVARGLANHTWSYPEIAGQLIPKLFRVLGIFVMIWIIEWRIAIAFLISFIFILSFTFAHLKRLIQREAILDRYQENTESRTSEIITNIKTVKAFATEATELKRQSQRLDRELKVVDYRIHRGYIHLGTWQRLVVQSCVFFILAFTLVATVSGKISLGHFVTTLTISSMAYSELEPISNLAETFARRYASMLRFHEFVQLPTGADAGSLTTSSEQAAYSFTGKVEFSQLAFGYDRDRPVLQNINLLIEPYQTVALVGRSGSGKSTLVKLLFRYFEPTQGRVLMDGEDITTLDVTQYRKRLAIVHQEVDIFNGTLLDNLLYGNPQASFEQVQEACRIAQCEEFIHHLPQSYKTIVGERGMRLSGGQRQRVGIARALLAEPDVLVFDEATSSLDYESERAIQLAMRSILGTRTTIIIAHRLSTVREADQIVVLDQGQIVEMGNHAELLRQAGIYRRLHSLQETGELI, encoded by the coding sequence ATGGCCACCTTTCAGGATGTCCTGGGCTATTACCGTCGCTATTGGCCGCTGTCTGCCTTCAGTATTGCCGCTTCCAGCACCTTTGAAATTATTGACCTCGCAGTACCTTATGCGATTGGCCAAATTTTGAATGTGCTCTCCAAGCAACCGCTGGACAACTTCATGCAAGATCTCGTGGCGTTAGTAGCGAGTTTAGGCCGTTTACCCAACAACCAATTCTTAGCGCTGAGCGTGCTATTAGGTGTGATCTTTGCGGTCACAGTGCTTAGAGCCCCGATTCAGCCGTGGGCTGCATCTTGGTTTCATTGGGACATTGCCCTCCGTAGCCGTCGCGACCACTCCAAGCAGGTGCTGCGAAAAATTCTGACACTGCCATTGGAGTTTTATGACGAAAACAACCCAGGTCGAATTGCAGGTCGGGTGGCAAGAGGTTTGGCGAACCATACTTGGAGCTACCCCGAAATTGCAGGCCAACTGATTCCCAAGCTCTTTCGCGTGTTGGGCATCTTCGTGATGATTTGGATAATTGAGTGGCGAATCGCGATCGCCTTCTTAATTTCCTTCATCTTCATTCTCAGCTTCACCTTTGCTCACTTGAAGCGCTTGATTCAGCGCGAAGCCATTCTCGATCGCTATCAAGAGAATACTGAGAGCCGAACCTCGGAAATCATTACCAACATCAAAACGGTGAAGGCATTTGCCACAGAAGCAACCGAGCTCAAGCGGCAATCGCAACGCTTAGACCGGGAGCTAAAGGTGGTAGATTACCGCATTCACCGAGGCTATATTCACCTAGGAACTTGGCAGCGCCTAGTCGTGCAAAGCTGCGTGTTCTTTATTCTGGCATTTACGCTTGTGGCCACCGTCAGCGGCAAAATTTCTTTGGGTCATTTTGTCACCACGCTAACGATTTCTAGCATGGCTTACTCAGAGTTAGAGCCGATTAGCAATCTCGCAGAGACCTTTGCCCGCCGTTATGCCTCTATGCTGCGCTTCCATGAGTTTGTGCAGTTGCCAACCGGGGCAGATGCGGGCAGTTTGACGACTTCTAGTGAGCAAGCTGCTTACTCTTTTACAGGCAAGGTGGAGTTTTCGCAGCTGGCCTTCGGCTATGACCGCGATCGCCCCGTTCTACAAAACATTAACTTGTTGATCGAACCCTACCAAACCGTAGCTCTCGTCGGGCGCTCTGGTTCCGGGAAATCAACCTTAGTCAAGCTGCTGTTTCGCTACTTCGAGCCGACTCAAGGCCGTGTGTTGATGGATGGAGAAGACATTACCACCTTAGATGTGACTCAATACCGGAAACGGCTGGCGATCGTGCATCAAGAAGTTGATATTTTTAATGGCACCTTGCTAGATAACCTGCTTTACGGCAACCCCCAAGCGAGTTTCGAGCAGGTACAAGAAGCTTGTCGGATTGCTCAGTGCGAGGAGTTTATTCACCACTTACCGCAAAGCTACAAAACCATTGTGGGAGAGCGAGGAATGCGGCTATCGGGAGGGCAGCGACAGCGAGTGGGCATTGCCCGTGCCCTTTTAGCGGAACCAGATGTTTTGGTCTTTGACGAAGCCACCTCCAGCCTCGATTATGAATCGGAACGTGCGATTCAACTGGCCATGCGATCGATTTTGGGCACCCGCACCACGATCATTATTGCCCACCGCTTAAGCACAGTGCGAGAAGCCGATCAGATTGTGGTGCTCGATCAAGGGCAGATTGTGGAAATGGGCAACCATGCTGAACTCTTGCGCCAAGCAGGAATTTACCGTCGCTTGCACTCTCTGCAAGAAACTGGAGAGCTTATTTAG
- a CDS encoding Gfo/Idh/MocA family oxidoreductase, whose product MSSTHSKVSSQRNQPEPIRVGVIGVGNMGQHHTRVLSLLKDVELIGVSDVNVERGLDTASKYRVRFFEDYHDLLQHVDAVCVAVPTRLHHAVGMACLQAGVHVLIEKPIAASIAEAESLVNAAADSHCILQVGHIERFNPAFQELSKVLKTEELLALEAHRMSPYSNRANDVSVVLDLMIHDIDLLLELAGSPVVKLTASGSRASDSGYLDYVTATLGFANGIVATLTSSKVTHRKIRRIAAHCKNSLTEADFLGNDISIHRQTTADYMTDYGQVLYRQDGLIEKVYTSNIEPLHAELEHFVACVRGGNQPSVGGEQALKALRLASLIEQMALDGQVWHSQELELDCKNSSAIAV is encoded by the coding sequence ATGTCATCGACGCATTCGAAGGTCAGTTCGCAACGCAACCAACCGGAACCCATTCGCGTGGGGGTGATTGGGGTTGGCAACATGGGACAGCATCACACCCGCGTCTTGAGTTTGCTAAAAGATGTCGAACTGATTGGTGTGTCCGATGTCAATGTGGAGCGCGGGTTAGATACAGCCAGTAAATATCGAGTCCGGTTTTTCGAGGACTACCACGACTTGCTTCAACACGTAGATGCAGTCTGTGTGGCAGTACCAACCCGACTACACCATGCCGTGGGAATGGCCTGTTTGCAAGCAGGCGTACATGTGCTGATCGAAAAGCCGATCGCAGCCAGTATTGCCGAAGCTGAGTCTTTGGTAAATGCGGCGGCAGATTCTCATTGCATTTTGCAAGTGGGGCATATCGAGCGCTTTAACCCAGCCTTCCAAGAACTCAGCAAGGTGCTAAAAACCGAAGAGTTGCTGGCCCTAGAAGCACACCGCATGAGTCCTTACTCAAACCGAGCCAACGATGTATCTGTGGTGTTGGATCTCATGATCCATGACATTGACTTACTGCTTGAGTTGGCAGGCTCTCCAGTGGTGAAGCTAACGGCCAGTGGTAGTCGCGCCTCTGACTCTGGCTACCTGGATTACGTGACTGCAACTCTGGGCTTTGCCAATGGCATTGTGGCAACTCTTACCTCCAGCAAGGTAACTCACCGCAAAATCCGTCGCATTGCTGCTCATTGCAAAAACTCTCTCACCGAAGCCGATTTCTTGGGCAACGATATTTCCATTCATCGCCAAACTACAGCCGACTACATGACCGATTACGGTCAGGTGCTGTATCGCCAGGATGGTCTCATTGAGAAGGTTTACACCAGCAATATTGAGCCACTACACGCCGAGCTAGAGCATTTTGTGGCTTGTGTGCGGGGTGGCAACCAGCCTTCTGTGGGCGGAGAGCAAGCCCTCAAAGCCCTGCGATTAGCTAGCTTGATTGAACAAATGGCCTTAGATGGTCAAGTGTGGCACTCGCAGGAACTAGAATTGGATTGCAAGAACTCCTCCGCGATCGCTGTATAA